Within the Beduinella massiliensis genome, the region CCCTATTTCATATTTCAGCATCAAAGCACGCGGAGGTTTCCCAAATGAGCTGAATTGTGATATACTAAATACATTATTGCGCAAATTGTGGGTCTATGGATTCATTGGGCCTGCGCAGCCTGTGGGGAAGAGGTGCGACATGACCAAAAAGCTCTGGAGGGTGGGAATTGCGGCCCTTCTGTCTATTGCGTTTGGGCTCTTGTTTTTGACTTCAAACAGTCCGCTGTATCGGACCTATGGCGGAGACAGCGCCATTTTTGTGACGCTGGGGCGCGCGTTGCTCAGCGGGAAAGTGCCTTACGTCGATATCTTCGACCACAAGGGGCCGATGATATTCTTCATCAACGCATTTCCGCAGCTCTTTTCTCGCACGGTAACCGCTGTTTGGGCGCAGGAAGTGGTGCTGCTTTTTCTCTCGCTGCTGCTGATCGCCCGGATGACGGGCAAGATGGGGATACGATTCGCGTTGCCCGCTCAGCTTGTTTATCTCGCTTTTTTCGGCCTGCTGATTGATGGCGGCAATTACACAGAAGAATACTGCAATTTCTTCACGCTGCTGGGCCTTTCTACCTGCGTGGACTACACATTTACAGAACGTGAGAGCGCTTCCTGGGTACATGGACTCGTGCTGGGAATATCCTTTTCGCTGTGCTTTATGACGCGCATGAACAATGCGCTGGGCGTGGCGGCGCTAACCATCGTCTTTGCGCTCGCCCTCGGCTGGAAGGGGGATGGCAAGGGGCTTGCGCGCAATGCACTGTCGTTTCTCGCGGGCTGCGTGCTCGTCTGTGGGCCCATTTTAGTTTATCTGGGGCTGCATGACGCGCTGGGGGCGTTCTATTACGCGGCGTTTGAGCACAATCTGCTTTACGCGGGGGTGGAGGACTATAGCCGCAAGCGCATGCTGCTTTCCGATCCCTACGGAGATCATGCGATGATCTGCGCGGGCTTTTGTACCTTGGGCGCGGTCTGCGCGGCTGTAACGGATCCCAAGAACCGGTCATTGCGCGTGCTTTGCATCGCAGTCGTCGGCTTTGCTGCCGCCTCTGCGGGCAGTGCCTTTATATCGCACAAGGGCTACTTGCATTATCTGCTGCCCGGCGCGCTTTCTGCCATG harbors:
- a CDS encoding glycosyltransferase family 39 protein; translation: MTKKLWRVGIAALLSIAFGLLFLTSNSPLYRTYGGDSAIFVTLGRALLSGKVPYVDIFDHKGPMIFFINAFPQLFSRTVTAVWAQEVVLLFLSLLLIARMTGKMGIRFALPAQLVYLAFFGLLIDGGNYTEEYCNFFTLLGLSTCVDYTFTERESASWVHGLVLGISFSLCFMTRMNNALGVAALTIVFALALGWKGDGKGLARNALSFLAGCVLVCGPILVYLGLHDALGAFYYAAFEHNLLYAGVEDYSRKRMLLSDPYGDHAMICAGFCTLGAVCAAVTDPKNRSLRVLCIAVVGFAAASAGSAFISHKGYLHYLLPGALSAMMGAMLLERAFEKGPRQTGNLAAAALCAYALSIGLPAQKTAARAAEEAEWTSEGFEEQSLELVSHVPEDERGDILGYRVEHKWYVVTDVVPARRIFFMQEILGQANPAIMDEVVEMMRTDPPKWLVMFYNRPFSPPYDARVVEIVEARYEQVATNDYNQLLRLKDE